The sequence GGGCATTGATTTTCTGTGACATTTCCTACATTTATGAGACACGTTCTTGTCTTCTGCACATTGGTAATGAATGCTCACACAAATCTTTGACACTTTAGTACTTTACAAAATATCTATTGGAACTTCGTAGGCATACTAGCAAGAGCTTTGGATTCTGGTTGGGATACACTTTCCGAAGAAATTGGCCTTTGGATACCTGTTCAAGTAGCAAATGAGGAACATGATGACAAACCAAATGGTGCCGAGGAGTTTGGTAATATCATGTTCTTTAGACTATTTTTCTGAGTCAACCTCTAATATATTCtctaacaaaacaaaataaagttgTTCCTTTGTTTTCTTAATAATGAACCTGTTTGGTAATGGGATGGTGAGGGACAAATTTGCCATTTGTGGTTTACTTAATATCATTTGAGTTGTCGTTTGATTTCTCTGGGATCAAATAACAAATTAACATGCAAGGTGTCACAGAATCTTGAAATATGCATGTATCTTTTCTTTCTATGctaaaacaaatttttgcatgtgacAATCCACAGATGAGGAAGTTCTTCCAGGTAGGCCCCTTCCACCCGTGTGCAATGCGGAACTTCACACAGATTATGGTGGCGATGCAGTTCGATGGGGTCTTACTCACCCCCAAGATAGTGCAGCCGATTGCTGTCAAGCTTGCTTGGACCAGGCTAAAAACGCCAAAGAAGGCGAAAAGAAATGCAACATTTGGGTTTATTGTCCATCAGAGTTTGGGTGTCATTCTCCGGATATTTATCAGCACAAACATCAGGAATGCTGGCTGAAATTTGTAAGTTAGCCTTTGATACTTACATTTTCTGGATTTGACAAATTGCTCTTGAACATGGCAATCAAACTCAGAGTTTGCCTAAATTTGCGGAGCTTAGGGAAACTAAACCTTGTAAACTTGTTAACTTTATCTGAGGACCTAAACTTGTACCCAGGAAAGTTTACTAGTTAACTCGAGAATTTGATAACCATGCTGTTGAACTTTGAAACAATGTCTGGTCTGGTCTTAAAAGTTCCCATctattgctgtagtttttctccTCTGCTGACTAATTTATACCTTCATGATATTCTGAATCCAGGCTGAGAAACCGAAGCTGAACTTTAAGGATAGGTATCCGGAATGGTATCGAAATTCGCATCCGTCTGCACCCGTGATTGTTCCGTGGGCCTCTGGAGTTGTTAGCGCATGAGCCAAATAG is a genomic window of Arachis ipaensis cultivar K30076 chromosome B06, Araip1.1, whole genome shotgun sequence containing:
- the LOC107605682 gene encoding uncharacterized protein LOC107605682; its protein translation is MARGKWVCSYKKITLFICFFNIAVALFCLRSLYASIYIYSGSVGRNTVLYKPDQIQKMEESERIRKAHKPVELVKWVKKFEGEFSSETVAVELPQHLKQKIVDEVLQRLRSLNSNRTNSSDSLGIDKERQAVENWRKERLHEIKLALVRGTSSSSINFEEAGILARALDSGWDTLSEEIGLWIPVQVANEEHDDKPNGAEEFDEEVLPGRPLPPVCNAELHTDYGGDAVRWGLTHPQDSAADCCQACLDQAKNAKEGEKKCNIWVYCPSEFGCHSPDIYQHKHQECWLKFAEKPKLNFKDRYPEWYRNSHPSAPVIVPWASGVVSA